CACGCGTGAATTTGTCGGTTCGATTTTAAGCAATGAGATTCCGGAAAATTTAAGCTACTTGCATGTTTCCCAAACACCGATTCCCGATGCCGATTTATTGGTTCGGTTATCTTTTATCGGCGACGTTACCGATGAGCCCTTGTTGGCGACATTGATTCGTCGGTTTGATCTCGAAGTCAGCATCCTCTACGCTACCATCGATTACATTCAGGACACCTCCTTCGGTCGACTGATTGTGACGTTGGGCGGCAGTGAGGATCAAATGCAAGCCGCCTTGGCGTGGCTGCACACGTGTCCCATTGAAAGTGAGGTGATCGGTTATGTCCCCGCAAATCGTTAGCCTCTTATGGCAGAGTTTAGGGGAAACGATGTACATGGTGGCCGTTTCCTCCTTTCTCTCGGCTTTCTTTGGGATTCCTCTCGGAGTCTTGCTGCTCGTTACCGACAAAGGTCATATTTTGGAAAATGCCGCGATTAATAAACCGCTCGGCGCCGTCGTCAATATGCTGCGTTCGATTCCGTTTATTATTTTGATGGTCGCAATTATTCCGTTGACTCGTATGATTGCAGGTTCTTCGATCGGCACGACCGCCGCGTGCGTGCCCTTGACGCTCGCCGCGATTCCGTTTGCCGGACGCCTGGTGGAAACGGCGCTGAAAGAAGTTCCCTTCGGATTGGTCGAAGCCGCGCAGTCAATGGGCGCTTCCCCGTTCCAAATCATCTACAAAGTGTTGGTTCCCGAAGCGCTTCCGACCATTATCGACAGCATGACTAACGTCATCGTCAATTTGATCAGCTACTCCGCGATGGCGGGCGCGATCGGCGGCGGCGGCTTGGGCGATCTCGCGATCCGCTACGGCTACCAGCGTTTCCGTCTCGATGTGATGCTCGCAACGATTGCGATATTGGTCATCGTGGTCCAATTGATTCAAAGTTTAGGCAATTATTTGGCACGACATGTCAATAAAAAATAAATCTGAAAATAAAATAGTGAGATGGGGTAATTTATTATGAAACGACAATGGACAGTCTTATTTTTCCTGCTTTGCAGCTTGGCCGTACTGGCCGGTTGCAGCACCCAAAAAGAGCCGGCAAACGCTGCGCTCGGCACCCAAGAACGACCGCTCGTTGTCGGCGTAACGGCAGGTCCGCAAGCGCAAATTTTAGAACAGGTCAAAACAGTGGCCGCGCGTGACGGATTCGTCATTAAAGTGGCGGAATTCACCGACTTCTTGACACCGGATCAGGCGCTTGCCAATGGCGAAATTGATGCCAACGCGTACCAACACCAGCCGTACTTGAACCATTTCAATAAAAATAACGGCGACAAATTAGTCTCGATCGGCAAAACCGTGCTCTTACCGATGGCGCTCTATGCACCGAAATACCAAACGCTTGATGCCATTCCCGACGGCGCGAAAGTAGCCATTCCGAACGACCCGACGAACGGCGGTCGCGCGCTCTTGCTGCTGCAGTCGGCCGGTCTGATCCAACTCGGCACGAATGATATCACCGTCACGGTCGCCGATGTCAAAGAAAATCCGCATCATTTCGAATTTCTTGAAGTGGAAGCCGCGCAAGTGCCGCGCTCGTTAGATGACGTGGACGCCGCCGTAATTAATACGAACTACGCGCTTGAAGCGGGACTTTCCCCGGTTGCGGACGCGCGCTTTGTAGAAACGAAAGAATCGCCGTACGCTTGCGTACTGGCCGTGCAAAAAGACGAGAAAACCAACGCGGCGTATGCGAAACTGCTTTCCTACTACCAATCGGAGCCCGTACGCGACTTTATTAACAAAGAATTTAAAGGCGCGCTCGTGCCGGCGTTCTGATTTGAGATTTTCCTTTACAACGGAATGCAGCTGTGATAAAATACTACTGTTGCTAATAACGGAACTTGCAAGGAGGTGTAGATAATGGCAAATTATTGCGAAGTTTGTGGTAAAGGTACGCAAACCGGTATGAACGTCAGCCACTCACATTTGAAAACGAAACGAACCTGGAAACCGAATATTCAACGTGTACGTGTTGTTCTCAACGGTCAAACCACGCGACAGAACGTCTGCACTCGGTGCCTTCGTTCCGGCAAAGTGGAACGTCCTTAAGACAAACTAAAAACCGCCCTCGGGCGGTTTTTTTAATATCTTCTTTTCCTCGTATAATAAAAAACCGCCCGTAGGCGGTTTTTTATTTAACATCCCAGTAGCGCGGCAAAAATACGTCTTGATATAAACGAATCGCATACTCGTCTGTCAAGCCGGCCACATAGTCGATCACTGCCGTTTCCACCGGGATTTCGTTTGGCTGATGTTCCACCGGTAGACGCGTGGGATCTTCCAAATAGTAGCGGCAAAGCTCCTGTACCAAGCGGTAACCGCGTTTACGATCCGGCACCAGCGCCGGCGCCTGGTAGACATTGGCAAACATAAATTCACGAAAGGTACCCATGACCGCCTGCGTGGCATCCGTCATAATAATCGTTTCCCGATCCGACGACGAATACACCAGGTCACTCACCATCGCCGTGATCATCGACGAATGCGTTGTTCCGAAATGGCGCTGTACTTCCGCCGGCAAATCGTCCGCAGTGAGCATCCCCGCCCGCTCCGCATCATCAAAATCGTGGCATAAGTAGGCAATACGGTCGCTGTAACGAACCAGTTGCCCTTCTAATGTCTGCGGTAAATTCGGCCCCGTATGATTCAAAATACCGTCGCGTACGGCCTGCGTCAGATTTAAACCGGCGCCGTGCTTTTCCAGCACATCCAACACGCGCAGACTTTGCTCATTATGATGAAAATGGCCAAACAAATCGCGAATCGCAAATTCACCGACATGACCGAACGGCGTGTGTCCCACGTCATGCCCCAAGGCGATCGCTTCCGTCAAATCTTCATTCAAGCGCAGCGCGCGCGCCATCGTCCGCGCGATTTGACTCACTTCCAATGTATGCGTCATCCGCGTGCGATAATGATCCGTCGGCGCGATATATACCTGCGTCTTGTGTTTCAAGCGTCGAAACGCCTTGCTATGCAAAATCCGGTCACGATCCCGTTGGTATTCCGTGCGCAAAGGATCCTTATCCTGCGGACGCTCGCGCACGGCGTCACGGCTGTGAGCCGCGTGCGTCGCTAAATATTTGACTTCGCGTTCTTCGGTCACTTCGCGGATTTGCATAGTTCACCTCACCCGTGTAAACGGCGGTTGCGTTCGATGATTTCCATAACCCGATTGGCCGTTTCTTCAATCGCTTTCGTGGATACGTCGATCACCGGACAGTGCAGTTTGCGCATAATTTCACGCGCATACGTCAACTCTTCGCGAATGCGATCGAGCGCCGCGTAGCTTGCTCCGTCGGCAAGGCCCATGGATTTTAACCGTTCGCTGCGAATCGTATTGAGCTTGCCCGGATCGATAATCAAACCGACAATTTTATAGGAAGGCAGCTGGAATAATTCTTCCGGCAACGGCACTTCCGGGACCAGCGGCAAGTTCGCCGCTTTGATTTTTTTATGCGCCAAATACATGGAAAGCGGCGTTTTCGAAGTACGGGACACGCCGATAATAACGATATCGGCTTTTAAAAATCCGGCCGGATTTTTACCGTCGTCATATTTGACCGCGAATTCGATCGCTTCCACTTTTTTGAAATATTCCTGATCGAGCTTGTGAACCATGCCCGGTTGCATGCGCGGTTTGGTTCCTGCAATCGTTTCGACCGCACGCAACATCGGTCCCATAATATCGACCGAGGTCACCTTGTATTGGCGGGCGATCTCTTCAAAACTGGAACGCAATTCTTCCGAGACGATCGTATGACAAATGATGCCTTCATTCGCCTGCGCTTCGCGCACCGCGTCTTCCACCTGTTCTATCGTGCGGATATACGGTACCCGAATGATGTCGATATCTTCCTTGTCAAACTGACTGATCGTGGCACGTGCGACATTTTCCGCCGTTTCGCCCAATGAATCCGAAAGCACATAGATTGTCGGTACTTTCATTTTTTCACTCCTCTTCCCTTGCCACGCCCGATATCCACCAACAAACGAGTCATCCCCGTCTTGGAAATACGGCCGCGCACCTGATAGATTTTTTCGCCCGCCTTGTCCGTGACATCGACTACCGGCAGACAGTCCACCTCGTAATCAATCATTTTTTGGGCCGCCGATAACACGTCGTCATTCATTTCCACATAAATCAGACGACTGCTGGACGTCATGACCAACCGTACCGGCAGGGTAGTGAGTTCCCGTTTGCCCATGGCCGCTTTGAGGAGGTCTTTACGTGAAATAACCCCCGCCAACTCCTGTTGCGTGCCGACAAATAAAGTTCCTACGTCTTCCGTAAACATAGTCACGATCGCATCGTAGGCGGACGCATCTTGAGGCACCATGACCGGCTGTGATAAACATTGCGAAACCGTCATCGAACGGATTTCATCGGCCAAAAGATTGTCCGATTCATTTCCGATATAGAAGTAGCCCATCTTCGGCCGCGCGTCTAAAATCCCCAGCATCGTTAAAATCGCAAGATCACTGCGCAACGCTGCGCGCGTTACCGAAAGACGTTTTGCAATCGCATGCCCCGAGATCGGTCCGTCCGCACGCACCATTTCGGCAATTTTTTCCTGTCTCTCCGAAAGTTCTATCGTTCTCACCACCTGACTCTATTATACAAAAAATGCCCCGTAACGGGGCATTTTTTTATTACCATTTAAGTTCTTCCTGATTGGCCTGGCGACCCTTGCCGGTCACCGCATCCAACAAAATGCGTTGTTCCAGTTGCGCGACCATTTTCTTGGTCGCTTTGACCATATCCGGGTTAACCGATACGGAATCGATGCCCTGGCTGATCAGGAATGCCGTAAAGTCAGGATATACCGACGGCGCTTGCCCGCAGATCGAAACGGTTTTACCGTCACGATGCGCCGCTTCGATCAAGTGTCGAATGGCACGACGTACTGCCAGATTGCGTTCATCGTAAATGTGCGAAACGGTGTCGTTGTCGCGATCGCAACCGAGTATCAGCATCGTGAGATCGTTCGAACCGATCGAGTAGCCGTCCACAAATTCATTAAACTGATCCGCCAAAATAATATTGGAAGGAATTTCCGCCATCAGCCAAACTTTGAAGTCCGGGCCGCGGCGCAAGCCTTCGGCCGCCATCAAATCGGTGATAATGCGAGCTTCTTCCACTGTACGGCAGAACGGAATCATCACATTCAAATTCTTGAAGCCGTATTCTTCACGTACTTTGCGGACCGCCGCCAATTCCAATTTGAATGCTTCGATATAGGTGGGGTCGTAGTAACGGGACGCGCCGCGCCAGCCTAAGAGCGCGCTCGGTTCATGCGGTTCATATTTGTCGCCGCCTTTGAGGTCGCGGTATTCGCTCGATTTGAAATCGCTGAAACGCAAGGTTACCGGACGCGGTGCCATCGCCTGGCACACTTTACGGATGCCGTCCGCCAAACCGTCGACCACGCGTTCCGGGTGACCGATTTCGATCAGGTACAGCGGATGTTCATGAATGAACGTGGTCCAGATAAATTCTTCGCGCATCAGACCGATGCCGTCGCACGGCAACTGTCCGTGTTTTTCTGCCAAGTCCGGATCGCCGAGGTTCATGTATACTTTCGTGCCGGTCGGCGGGAAATATTCCGCCGCCACCGCGGTCTGTTCCGTTGCTTGCGGTTGTTTGACGAGGTCTTCAATCAGGCCGTCATAGACGATACCGTTCGTCGCATCCACCGTAATCATCGCGCCGTCCTGAATGGTTTCCGTAGCGGCGTCACCGCGACTTTGCGTACCGACGATACAAGGAATGCCCAATTCGCGGCTGACGATCGACGCGTGGCAGGTCATGCCACCCGCATCGGTAACAATCGCTTTTGCTTTCTTCATGGCCGGAACCCAGTCGGGAGCGGTCATTTTC
This Negativicoccus succinicivorans DNA region includes the following protein-coding sequences:
- a CDS encoding pyruvate, water dikinase regulatory protein; the encoded protein is MKVPTIYVLSDSLGETAENVARATISQFDKEDIDIIRVPYIRTIEQVEDAVREAQANEGIICHTIVSEELRSSFEEIARQYKVTSVDIMGPMLRAVETIAGTKPRMQPGMVHKLDQEYFKKVEAIEFAVKYDDGKNPAGFLKADIVIIGVSRTSKTPLSMYLAHKKIKAANLPLVPEVPLPEELFQLPSYKIVGLIIDPGKLNTIRSERLKSMGLADGASYAALDRIREELTYAREIMRKLHCPVIDVSTKAIEETANRVMEIIERNRRLHG
- a CDS encoding methionine ABC transporter permease translates to MSPQIVSLLWQSLGETMYMVAVSSFLSAFFGIPLGVLLLVTDKGHILENAAINKPLGAVVNMLRSIPFIILMVAIIPLTRMIAGSSIGTTAACVPLTLAAIPFAGRLVETALKEVPFGLVEAAQSMGASPFQIIYKVLVPEALPTIIDSMTNVIVNLISYSAMAGAIGGGGLGDLAIRYGYQRFRLDVMLATIAILVIVVQLIQSLGNYLARHVNKK
- a CDS encoding deoxyguanosinetriphosphate triphosphohydrolase is translated as MQIREVTEEREVKYLATHAAHSRDAVRERPQDKDPLRTEYQRDRDRILHSKAFRRLKHKTQVYIAPTDHYRTRMTHTLEVSQIARTMARALRLNEDLTEAIALGHDVGHTPFGHVGEFAIRDLFGHFHHNEQSLRVLDVLEKHGAGLNLTQAVRDGILNHTGPNLPQTLEGQLVRYSDRIAYLCHDFDDAERAGMLTADDLPAEVQRHFGTTHSSMITAMVSDLVYSSSDRETIIMTDATQAVMGTFREFMFANVYQAPALVPDRKRGYRLVQELCRYYLEDPTRLPVEHQPNEIPVETAVIDYVAGLTDEYAIRLYQDVFLPRYWDVK
- a CDS encoding MetQ/NlpA family ABC transporter substrate-binding protein, whose translation is MKRQWTVLFFLLCSLAVLAGCSTQKEPANAALGTQERPLVVGVTAGPQAQILEQVKTVAARDGFVIKVAEFTDFLTPDQALANGEIDANAYQHQPYLNHFNKNNGDKLVSIGKTVLLPMALYAPKYQTLDAIPDGAKVAIPNDPTNGGRALLLLQSAGLIQLGTNDITVTVADVKENPHHFEFLEVEAAQVPRSLDDVDAAVINTNYALEAGLSPVADARFVETKESPYACVLAVQKDEKTNAAYAKLLSYYQSEPVRDFINKEFKGALVPAF
- the ppsA gene encoding phosphoenolpyruvate synthase gives rise to the protein MDKEKAYVLWFDDLRRSDVDLVGGKSSSLGELTSQTKVPVPYGFATTAHGYRYFMEKSGADAKVKELLENLTDVEDSMQLRDVCAQIREAIMAVKMPQELQDAIGNAYDELAKKVGEKTPFVAVRSSATAEDLPDASFAGQQDTYLNVKGKKEVIARVKECYASTFTDRAVYYRVKQGFDHLEVALSAVVQMMVFSEASGVMFTVDLATGNDQNIMIEGAWGLGEYVVQGTVTPDSFLVNKQDLTITEKHINEKPIMLTRKPGSGVIEQNVDPEKAKQQVISDEQVVELARYALAIEKHYGCYMDIEWGVDERDGSIKILQARPETVWSKKNKEKKQNEPAETNYATDRKPLLKGLPASPGRVGGKAHVILDPALIDTFNEGEILITKMTAPDWVPAMKKAKAIVTDAGGMTCHASIVSRELGIPCIVGTQSRGDAATETIQDGAMITVDATNGIVYDGLIEDLVKQPQATEQTAVAAEYFPPTGTKVYMNLGDPDLAEKHGQLPCDGIGLMREEFIWTTFIHEHPLYLIEIGHPERVVDGLADGIRKVCQAMAPRPVTLRFSDFKSSEYRDLKGGDKYEPHEPSALLGWRGASRYYDPTYIEAFKLELAAVRKVREEYGFKNLNVMIPFCRTVEEARIITDLMAAEGLRRGPDFKVWLMAEIPSNIILADQFNEFVDGYSIGSNDLTMLILGCDRDNDTVSHIYDERNLAVRRAIRHLIEAAHRDGKTVSICGQAPSVYPDFTAFLISQGIDSVSVNPDMVKATKKMVAQLEQRILLDAVTGKGRQANQEELKW
- a CDS encoding helix-turn-helix transcriptional regulator, with the protein product MELSERQEKIAEMVRADGPISGHAIAKRLSVTRAALRSDLAILTMLGILDARPKMGYFYIGNESDNLLADEIRSMTVSQCLSQPVMVPQDASAYDAIVTMFTEDVGTLFVGTQQELAGVISRKDLLKAAMGKRELTTLPVRLVMTSSSRLIYVEMNDDVLSAAQKMIDYEVDCLPVVDVTDKAGEKIYQVRGRISKTGMTRLLVDIGRGKGRGVKK
- the rpmB gene encoding 50S ribosomal protein L28, which produces MANYCEVCGKGTQTGMNVSHSHLKTKRTWKPNIQRVRVVLNGQTTRQNVCTRCLRSGKVERP